The sequence AAAGAAAGAGCAGATAATTACCAATAATTCTGATAAAAACGGCACGTTTCCAAGACACAACACTAGAAGGTAGCGGAGaacgtgggtttttttttttgaacatttgtcaaatatttgatatatacacatattacgTCTTTGGCCATTTTGCTGCATAGTTATTACCATCTGAGAGGTTCTTCTGAGCCGACAGAGTTACCCACCCAGGGGTGATCACAGGGTTAGTGGTGTGGGGTGAAGTAGTTATTTGATGCCCCCCCACTCAATTGGTTTTACACCCGCtaataccacacacacacacacacacacacacatctccctcctctccctcacACCACCCCTAGTTCACCATTGACAGCATACACACATTCTTAACACCAtttgcttacacacacactcatgctaacaccatacactatcATACACAGACCCAATAACATTATATGATGACACACGCGCATGCTAACACCAGACCGTAACACCAGACACATGCCAGCGGCATACAGTCACATATGCTAACGCCATACATTATcatgcactaacacacaatcatttagacaccatacacatacatacacaatccctcccatcatcatcatcatcatcatcatcagtacAGCTTTCCTTTTCACTTTAACCTTGTGCTGAGCCCTGTCTTCACTGCAGCTTGCACTCTTTACCCTACAGCGGGGTCACGTAATGTCATTGGAGCCCCTGGGTGCCTACCTTCTCCGTATTTGTCTGTGTGCTGGAACGCCTGCACAAGCCGAAGAGTCTCATCTACCGAGCGGCCGACAGGCAGATCATTAATGGTGATCTGGCGCAGGATTCCTTTCTGGTCAATGATAAAGAGACCTCTGCAGCAAAGCAAAAAGACAGAAGCATTATCAAACAAAATTAATTCTCAAAGTATTTTCAGAATTCATGGGACATTGGGCCCTACATACTAATTTTATAAACTAAATTGGAACCAGCTATGGCTCTTATTGCTCCTATTACTCCGTATTACCCAGAATTTAGCAGAGCTGATCAAACATGTATCAAAGGCAACAATGTCATTAGGTAGATCTTCTCGTTCTATGAAGTGATGGGATACATTGAAGATACAAGAAGGATAAGGAAGAGCTGGctatctttaaatatatttattgtagaaTAACAATTAACACAGAATAAAGAAAACTCTGTAGTTAATAAAATCCTACTTAAAAGCGAAAGTATAATATGTCTCCATGAAAGGTAATATAATGAAGCACATGTGCAACCAAACTGAGTTCTCCTCAACCCAAGGTCCTCCAGACTGGATGTTCCATACAGATCTCCAAGGACTCATCAGTCTCACTTACATTGTCCGAGCTGAGGGATCCTGATGgatagtaattaattaattaacagcaaaaacataataaatacgTAAAACCCAATAAATGGAAAAGGTCATCGCCGCAACCTCACACTTGACAGTTACCTGTAGGAGATCCCTTCATCCTCCTTGAGGACACCATAATCCTGAGAGATGGTGCGCAGGGTATCGGCCACCAGAGGGATTTTCATGGCGCCCAGACCACCTTCTTTACGTGGAGTGTTGATCCTGTAAGGgataaaatgcacatttttgtaaattagcACGATTCTCATATAGCGGATCCTGATCTAAAGCTTAGTTACTGTTACAGTTCTATCTCCGTGCTGTCCAGGGTGGGCCGTACCAATCGTGATGGAAAAAGGATTCAGATCAAGAACTACtatgtcaaaaaataaaaatccagcgTCGATAAGACGTACCAAGCTAAGTGACAGAAGTGAGAATCCACGGAGGCGCCGATCACTTCGCAGTTCAGCTTCCTAAACTCCTCGACCCGGTCGCTAAAAGAGATGATCTCGGTCGGGCAGACAAACGTGAAGTCCAAGGGGTAGAAGAAGAACACAACGTACTTTCCTATAGattgaaataaaatactgtatgggtctatacagaaaatgaaattatttattattaaatactgtCATAACTGCCCAATTTTGAACGATAATTGACTGCAATTATTATCGTTTATACACACCGACTATTTACGCAGAgcctgatacattaggtaaagagagcctgactcacaagcttacaatctataagtgatagaaacatttaaatactaggGATTTATCAAAGtacaggagaaatgttagaacaagaaaccaaaatataacactagagggtcagcagcttagatggaatgtaaggacgTGTTgctttacagagagggtagtagataagtggaatagcttcccagcagaagtggtagagggtgatacagtgaggggatttaaacatgcatgggataggcatatggctcctcaatctaaaacaagaccaacgactgataatggtctttacagcagggaaaaCGGTCCGAATGGATCTGGTCTGCTGGAAAATTCTAGGGGATGACAAAAATACCGACCTCTGTAGTCGGAGAGCTTCAGATCCTTGAACTGTCCGTCGGGCATCACGGCATTGGCTGTGAAGTCAGGCGCAAGCTTCCCGATTTTGGCATTTCCGGCAGACATTGTATCTGGAATtcagacaaacaaacaaaaaaatgaataaattgttatttaataGCCGTCCCCGGATTATGTACCATATCTATGGTATGAAAATTAGGACCTGTTgagctttgtatttttttttttcatgaaaacacaaaataactaatatttttctttctcttacagaaaaaaacccactaaaaAGGAACTGGATATTTGGAAAAAGTTATGCAGTTTTCTagtgacttttattttttattatcgattattaccaaaaataatgaattatgtTCAGGAAATTGAGAGATGTAATTTATGCAAGATTTAGAGAAATATTGTAATTCATATGAACACACAAAGTTTTTAAAGACATAACCTGATGATTtgggagtggggtatcaggtaGGCTCAAAATGAAATAACCCCCCTTGTGCCCCCCCAGCATACGGCCTGATAAAGCGCAGGTGGGATGAACGGTCCATAGGGCATGCAGTGTGGGGAGATGGGGTGGTATTAGGGGGGTTTCCACTTACACAGCTCTGGGTACTCCGAGACGGCTCCGAATCAGTGCAGGAGGCGGGAGGAGAAGATCTCAGCCTTGGAAGGGCTATATATGCGGCAAATATCGCGAGCACCGCCTGCTGCCCTCCCCCAATCCTTACAGAAGCGTCTCTCCGTCATCCTGTGCCCTCCCTTCCCCTGTCAGGGCTGCAGGGAGTTGGGGGGTCAGTACTGCAGTGGCCCTCCAGGTTATGAGTTGGACCAATTGCTATCTTGCCGCTGTgtggctttattattatttttattattagtatcttttatttatatagcgccaacaatttacgcgtTACAGATGTGTGCATGTTTTACACGTGTGCTGATTTTATAACGCACCCCTAagcatacattttctttaagtaTCTCTGTTTAAAGGGTCCAGCTGGTCACCCCTTCCATGTAGGCACTTCCCTTTATAACAGTATCTTCAGAGCATTTCCCCCCTTTTATAATTAAGGTACAATAGGAGGCTTGGAATCAGAGGCCATGGGGGcagctttttctatttttttttgtgaataaaacTTTTTCGAgagtttccaaaaaaaaaggcaaaagcaAGATACTGTACATGCGAATATATATAACCATGCACCCACACTGTCGTAATAATACGGCGGTGAACAATGATTCGTTATAATGTTTCTTAAAGCCCCAACAACCAGAGGATAGAAGTAATATTACCA is a genomic window of Spea bombifrons isolate aSpeBom1 chromosome 6, aSpeBom1.2.pri, whole genome shotgun sequence containing:
- the LOC128500028 gene encoding peroxiredoxin-1-like, translating into MSAGNAKIGKLAPDFTANAVMPDGQFKDLKLSDYRGKYVVFFFYPLDFTFVCPTEIISFSDRVEEFRKLNCEVIGASVDSHFCHLAWINTPRKEGGLGAMKIPLVADTLRTISQDYGVLKEDEGISYRGLFIIDQKGILRQITINDLPVGRSVDETLRLVQAFQHTDKYGEVCPAGWKPGNDAIKPDVQKSREYFSKQK